GACGGGCACGCGCTCGCCGGGGCGCACGCGGATGCGGTCGCCGACCTGCAGGCTCTCGACTGGGACTTCTTCGACGCCGCTCTCCGCGATGCGGTGGGCGGTCTTGGGAGAGAGATCCAGCAGCGCGCGCAGCGCCGCGCCCGCGCGCGTGGTTGCGCGGGCCTCCAGCAATTTTCCAAGCAGGATGAAGCAGACGATCATCCCGGCCGCATCCAGGTAATAGGGTCCCGGCTTTCCCGTCACCAGCAACGAGCCGCCGTAGGCAAAGGACGCCCCCGCCCCCAGCGCGACCAGCGTATCCATGTTGGCCTGGGCGTAGCGGGCAAGCTTGAACGCGCGGATGAAGAAACCGCGACCGGGACCGAAGACCACCGCGCCGCTGAGTGCAAGCTGAATCCAGGCCGACCCGGGAACCGCGTGTCCAAACCAGTGGAGCGCGACAAGTGGCAGTGAGAGAACAACGGCCAGATGCAGGTTGCGCTCGGCCTGCAGCAGTTCTTCGGAATGGTCTTCTTCTTCGTCCTCACCCACGTGCAGGGTGTAGCCAATGGCCGAGACGCGGCTTTCGAGCTGCGCGGGATCGACTTGGCCCGAGACGAAGGCCCTGCCGGTCGCATAGTTCACCGTGGCGCTCTCGACGCCGGGGGTTTCCTGAAGCTGCTTTTCAACGCGTGCCGCGCACGAGGAACAGGTCATCCCGCTGACGGCATAGACTTTCGATTGCTGCGACATTTGCCCCGCCTTTCTCCGGCTCAACCCGAGCCGAATCTCTCGAGGGCGGCCACCAGTTCGGCCAGTTTCTGCTCGCGCTCATGGTCGGCGCCGGAGTTTACCGCCTCCAGGACGCACTCTTCGATGTGGCCGCTCATCTGCGCGGACTCGACCTTGCGGAGCGCGGCATGCACCGCGCGAATCTGGGTGAGCACTTCCACGCAGGAACGCTCCTCCTCGATCATTCTGGCGATGCCGCGGACCTGGCCTTCGATTCGTTTCAGACGCTTGAGCTGATCCGTTATGTCTGGTGGTGTCATAGCGCAATCATACCCATTGGGGGTATGACTTGCCAAGCGATGCCCATTCCCCGGGCGAAATAACGGGCGGGCGCGCTAGTTCTTGGGGACGGCCTTGAGCTTGGCCTTGCCGTTTTCGATGGAAACCTTGAACTCGACCCGCTTGCAGTTGTAGCGCTGCTTGATGGCGGCTACCTGCTTCTCGACGACCGATTGCAGGGCCTCGCGCGAGACGTTGCCCCCCTCGCCGGTCTTGGCGCGGGCAGCCATGTAGGCCTGGTGGAGGTTGTCGATGGCGCCGCCGCCCTTGGGTTTGGTCTGGCCGGCCTTCGCCCGTGCGGCCGCCTGCTTCTCCTTGAGGCGGTTTTCCTCGCGAAGGCGCTGTTTCTCGTGGAGATCGGCCTTGAAGCGGTCGCGGTAGTAGGTGCCTTCCTCGATCTGCTTGAGGGTCCGGGTGTAGTAGTTGTTGTCGCTGACCATGCGCTGGTTGAGCGAGTTGCGCCGGAACTTGACGGCGGTGTTGTTGAAGGTGCGGCGCATCATCGCCTGCATGTCCTTCTTCACCCTCTCCCACTCGTCGGTGGGCGGGAGCTTCTCGATGCCCAGGAAATACTGCTCCATGTGCTGACGAAGCAGCTTCAAGCGACCGTCGAGCTCGCTGAGCTCACTCATTGCGTCGGGTTCTTTGGCCAGTGCCACCGGACTTCTCGCCTCCACAAGGTTCTGGGATTCTCGGTAGGCCAACTATAGCGCCCGAAACCAGCTTTGCCCATGGGGCACTTACCCTTGCCTGCAAGGGCCCTGCTGGTCAGACTACGCGGGCTATGGCGCTGCTCGAATACGACATGCCGCTCTACCGCCCCCCCTCGGAGGGCCGGAACCTGATTCTCCAGGTCACGCTGGGGTGCTCCCACAACGAGTGCACCTTCTGCATGATGTACAAAACCAAGCAGTTCCGCGCGCGTCCCTGGGAGGAAATCCGGGCCGAGATCGACCGGCTGGCTCCCCATTTTCAGGGGGTCGACCGCATCTTTCTTGCCGACGGGGATGCCCTCGTGCTCTCGACGCGGCGCCTCACCCAGATTCTCGACCACCTCCATGCGCGCTTCCCGCGCCTTGCCCGGGTCACCAGCTACGCGACCCCCCAGAACATCCACGCCAAGAGCGCGGAGGATCTCGCCCTGCTGCGCGAGAAGGGCCTCACCATGCTCTACGTGGGCGTGGAATCTGGCGATCCGGAGACGCTGACGCTCATTGAAAAGGGCGCGACCGACCAGGAAATCATCGACGCCGGGCAGAAGGCCAA
This genomic interval from Chrysiogenia bacterium contains the following:
- a CDS encoding metal-sensitive transcriptional regulator is translated as MTPPDITDQLKRLKRIEGQVRGIARMIEEERSCVEVLTQIRAVHAALRKVESAQMSGHIEECVLEAVNSGADHEREQKLAELVAALERFGSG
- a CDS encoding B12-binding domain-containing radical SAM protein; the encoded protein is MALLEYDMPLYRPPSEGRNLILQVTLGCSHNECTFCMMYKTKQFRARPWEEIRAEIDRLAPHFQGVDRIFLADGDALVLSTRRLTQILDHLHARFPRLARVTSYATPQNIHAKSAEDLALLREKGLTMLYVGVESGDPETLTLIEKGATDQEIIDAGQKANAAGMKVSATVLIGPAGRERSAEHAEATARVLTKMQPAYGSALVMMMGPLEDDYKQMMERRRGGPWNWLDQRQTLEELRALVAAIDAPAMEFRSNHASNYLPLRGRYPEDRAALTRVIDEVLNNPGHPALRPDHLRAL